The genomic DNA TTCACTGGTTACCACCACCCGTTCAGCACGAATTTCACTGCCAACCGTGGACGTTGGTACATCCATTTCATCACCGACAATTAAACGCATTTTTTTCAAGGCATTGATTTCGCCGACCAAATGCAAAATGTCATCTAAATAAATTTCCGTGTTAGCTTTCGGTACGCTAATGCTGTCACCTCGTTTTAAACGGGAACATACCACATCTCCCGTACCAAATCCCGGCACATCAATCAAACACAAGCCATCCAGATTCTTGTTAGTGACTTTAATATCCATTGCGGTCAAAGATTCTTTGTCATGCCCACTTTCTTGCTTAAAATTGCGTTCCTCTTCATCAACGTTGACCTTAAAGAACAAACGTATCAACCACATGGAGAGCAAAATACCGCAAATACCAAAAGGGTAAGCCATGGCGTAAGCCATCCCCATGGTTTCTGTGGTGCTGTTCATACCTAATTCAGACAGAATTTGTTGTCCCGCCCCAAGGGAAGGCGTATTGGTGACCGCACCAGAATAAATCCCCAAAATAATATCTAGCGGCACATTAGCCAATTTATGGATGAATACTACCGTTATCCCCCCAAGCAATACGATAAGAAACGCAAAACCGTTCAGTTTTAACCCTGAACGGCGCAAAGAAGAGAAAAACCCCGGCCCCACTTGAATCCCGATGGTGTAAACAAACAGGATCAAACCGAATTCTTGCACAAAATGTAACGTATGCGTATCCAACTTTAGCCCGTACTGATTGGTAAAATGTGCCACAATAATTCCACCGAATAGTACGCCACCGACACCGAATCCCACGCCTTTGATCTTCCAGTGACCAATCCATAAACCGATCACTGCAACCAATGCCAACAAACTGATCGTAATTGCAATGTCGCTCATAGTTACCTCAATTTAAAATTAACTGGAAAAGATTATAACAAGTTGATTTTTAACTTGCTGAGAAAAACCTAAAAAATGTTGCCTCTATCACATTTTTCCTTGCCTAATGAGAAAATCTTTTTAAAATGAACCGCACTTTTGTCTATCGGAATACTTTATGGATTACACTCAAGAGATCATTACATCTTCACTTTGGATCGCCCGCACTCTGGCGCTCACCGTTATTTTCTTCAGTCTCGGCATTTTTCTATTAGTCTGCTTTACCAATTGGGGCAAACAATTTTGGACGTTTGCCGGTGGCTACCTTTCGCCAAAACGTAGTATCAAACCGCTATTATTCTTTGTATTGATCGTTACCCTGACGTTATTTAGCGTACGTCTAAGCTTGGTACATTCCACTTGGTATAACAATATGTATACTTCATTACAGGAATTTAACCAAGCCGTGTTTTGGAAGCAGATAATTTTATTCTGTTTTATTGCAGGCTTTTCCGTAACAGCAGCGTTAATCAGTTATTATTTAAACCAGCGTTTTTCCATTAACTGGATTGAATGGCTGAATACAGAACTCTTAGAAAAATGGATGGATAAGCGTGCTTATTATAAAAGCCAATACATGAGCAACAATCTAGACAACCCGGATCAACGTATTCAACAAGACATACAATCTTATGTCAAAACCACGCTTTCCCTCAGCACCGGCGTCATTGACGCAGTAACCTCCATGATTTCTTACACTATTTTATTATGGGGCTTGGCCGGTCCAATGACCTTGCTTGGTGTAGAAATTCCACGTGCAATGGTCTATTTAGTGTTCGCTTATGTCATTTTCACCACACTTATTGCCTTCTGGCTTGGTAAACCGTTAATTCGCCTTAACTTCGCTAACGAAAAATTAAACGCGAATTATCGTTATTCCTTAATCCGCGTAAAAGAATATGCGGAAAGCGTCGCTTTCTACGCCGGTGAAAAAGTAGAAAAAAACCTGTTATACAAACAATTCCGTGCAGTAATCCAGAATATGTGGGATATCGTGTTCCGGGCATTAAAGTTTTCCGGATTCAACTTGGTAGTTAGTCAGATTTCGGTCGTTTTCCCGTTACTCATTCAAGTAGGTCGCTATTTTGAAAAACAAATTAAACTGGGCGATCTCATGCAAACCTTGCAAGTATTCGGCAAATTACACTCCAATCTCTCTTTCTTCCGTAACACTTACGACAGTTTTGCCGAATACAAAGCAACCTTAGACCGTTTAACCGGCTTCCATTACAGTGTGGAATCCGCACAAAAACAAAGCAAAACCAATATTACCGATCACCCAACGGACGTTATTTTCCAACATCTCAGCGTGAAATCGCCGCTTGGTAAAACACTAATTAACGATCTCAACCTCACTCTGCCGCAAGGAGATTCGTTGCTGATTCAAGGGCAATCCGGTGTGGGTAAAACCACCTTATTACGTACCGTGGCCGGTTTATGGTCTTACGCGCAAGGGGAAATCTTCTGCCCGCAACACAACACCCTGTTCTTGTCACAACGTCCTTATTTACCACAAGGCAACCTGCTCACGGCGCTCTATTATCCCGGCTCTACCGAAAATGCCGATTTTGCCGAAATCAAGCAAGTGTTAGAACAAGTTCAATTGGCACATTTACAAGATCGTTTAGAACAGGAACAAGACTGGACACGTATTCTTTCCCTTGGCGAACAACAACGCTTGGCTTTTGCCCGTTTGTTATTACACAAACCGAAAGTCGCATTCCTTGATGAAGCCAGCGCCAGCTTGGACGAAGGCATGGAACACGCTATGTATCGCTTAATTCGTGATAAATTGCCAAACACCACGATTATCAGCGTGGGGCACCGCTCTACCCTTATTCCATTGCATCAACAGCAACTGGAATTGCGCGTAGATGGAGATTGGGTGTTAAACGCTAATTAGCTTTTGTGACTCTCAACTGTAAAGTGCGGTGGGTTTTCAGATGCCTTTAAAACATTTGAAAAACTCACCGCACTTTTTATGGCTTAAACCAAAAAAGTAGATCTTTTTAGTAAATAAATTTCTGCCAGAATAAAATTTGGCATTAGGCAACAAAATCAGAACATTTCTCTTCAAACAAGAAAAATTTCAAACATTGATACCGATTTAATTTCAAAAAATCAGCAAAAACAGAGAGAAAATGCTGATTTATTATTTGACAGGCTTAATTAAATCCGTAATATGTGGAGCGTTCTATAGATTTTTAACTAGGATTTTTCATGTTTCACTCTGTTTCTTTATCCCTCAACCTGCTGCTCTCACATTCTTTGTGCGGCTAAGTTGTGGATGAAAAACAGTCAAATGTAAAACCCTCAAGATTTAAACCCGCACTCTAACTTGCGGGTTTTTTTGTTTAAAAATACCGTAAAAAACGACCGCACTTTGAGTGATTGAAAGAAGGAAAATGTTATGACAGATCGCGTTATTATTTTTGATACGACCTTGCGTGATGGGGAACAAGCGTTAAAAGCAAGCCTTACCGTAAAAGAAAAATTACAAATTGCCCTTGCTTTAGAGCGTTTAGGCGTGGATGTCATGGAAGTGGGTTTTCCTGTTTCCTCACAAGGGGATTTTGAATCCGTACAAACTATCGCACGCCATATCAAAAATAGTCGTGTCGCGGCACTTTCCCGTGCGGTAGATAAAGACATTGATGCAGCCTACGAAGCCTTAAAAGTGGCGGAAGCTTTCCGTATTCACACCTTTATTGCCAGTTCCGCATTACACGTTGAAGCCAAATTAAAACGCACCTTTGACGATGTGGTTGAAATGGCGGTGGCAGCAGTGAAACGCGCGCGTAACTACACTGATGATGTGGAATTTTCCTGCGAGGACGCAGGGAGAACCGGTATCGACAATATCTGCCGCATTGTGGAAGCGGCAATCAACGCCGGCGCAACTACCGTCAACATTCCCGATACTGTGGGCTACTGCTTACCGATGGAGTACGGCAACATCATCGCTCAAGTACGCAACCGCGTACCAAACATCGACAAAGCCATTATTTCCGTGTACTGCCACAACGACTTAGGCATGGCGACCGCCAACTCTTTAACCGCCGTACAAAACGGCGCGCGCCAAATTGAATGTACCATCAACGGCATCGGCGAACGTGCAGGCAACACTGCATTAGAAGAAGTGGTCATGGCGATTAAAACTCGCCAGGCACTCTTCGGTGTAGACACACGAATTAATACCCAAGAAATTCATCGTGTCAGTCAAATGGTCAGCCAGCTTTGCAACATGCCAATTCAGCCTAATAAAGCGATTGTAGGTTCCAATGCTTTTGCACACTCTTCCGGTATTCACCAAGACGGTATGTTGAAAAACAAAAATACCTACGAAATCATGTCACCGGAAACTATCGGCTTGAAAAAAGAGAAGTTGAACTTAACCGCGCGTTCCGGCCGTGCTGCGGTGAAAGGCCACATGGCCGACATGGGCTACACCGAACAAGATTACGATTTGGATAAATTGTACGATTCCTTCTTAAAATTGGCGGACAAAAAAGGCCAAGTGTTCGATTATGACTTGGAAGCTTTGGCGTTCATTGATATGCAGCAAGGGGATGAAGATCGTTTGGTGTTAGATAAACTCTCTGCACACTCTACTAAAGAATATCCAGCCACTGCTTTTGTTCAAGTAGAATTAGATGGCAAGAAATTAAGCACTTCATCAATTGGTGGTAACGGCCCGGTCGATGCGGTTTACAATGCTATCTTGAACTTAACCGGCTTAGAAATCAAAATGTCTCACTATAACTTAACCGCTAAAGGTGAAGGCGCTGAAGCATTAGGTCAGGTGGATATCGTGGTTGAACATGAAGGCCGTAAATTCCATGGTGTTGGTTTAGCGACAGACATCGTTGAATCTTCCGCGCTTGCTTTAGTGCACGCCATCAATGCAATTTATCGGGCGCATAAGGTAGCAAATATTAAGAATCATAAACATCATTAATCCCTTCGTAGGGACAGGCTTTATGCCTGTCCAATATTAACGAGTAATCGGACAGGCATAAAGCCTGTCCCTACAACTAAATAACAAATAAAGGATAATTCAATATGCAATCATACAACATCGCAGTTCTACCGGGAGACGGTATCGGTCCGGAAGTCATGGCGGAAGCCATTAAAGTATTAAACAAAGTCCAAGAAAAATTCGGTTTCAAACTTAACTTTAACGAGTTTTATGTGGGTGGTGCCGCAATCGATAATTGCGGTTGCCCATTACCTGCAGAAACCTTAAAAGGTTGTGAAGAGGCCGATGCGATTTTGTTTGGTTCTGTGGGCGGCCCTAAATGGACAAATTTACCACCTGATCAACAACCTGAACGCGGTGCATTATTACCATTGCGTAAACACTTCAAATTATTCTGTAACCTTCGCCCGGCAACTCTTTATAAAGGATTGGAAAAATTCTGTCCGTTACGAGCAGATATTGCAGCAAAAGGGTTTGATATGGTGGTTGTACGCGAATTAACAGGCGGGATTTATTTCGGTCAGCCTAAAGGTCGTGAAGGTGAAGGCGCACAAACCAAAGCATTCGATACCGAAGTCTATTACAAATATGAAATCGAGCGCATTGCACGTGCTGCTTTTGATGCGGCAATGAAACGTCGTAAACACGTTACTTCTGTGGATAAAGCGAACGTATTACAAGCGTCAATCTTATGGCGTGAAACCGTGACCGAAGTGGCGAAAGGCTACCCTGAAGTCACCCTAGATCACATTTATATCGACAATGCGACCATGCAGCTCATCAAAGCACCGGAGTCTTTTGATGTACTCCTCTGCTCTAATATTTTCGGCGATATTATCTCTGATGAAGCAGCGATGATCACAGGTTCTATGGGCATGTTGCCATCTGCTAGCTTAAATGAAGAAGGTTTCGGCTTATACGAACCGGCTGGCGGTTCTGCACCGGATATCGCAGGCAAAGGCATTGCCAACCCGATCGCACAAATTCTTTCTGCGGCGATGATGTTCCGTTACAGCTTCAACTTAAACGAAGCCGCGGATGCCATTGAAAATGCGGTACAAAAAGTTTTAGCCAATGGTCACCGTACGGGCGATTTAGCCGATGACGCTGCCCCTGTTTCAACGGCGGAAATGGGTACATTGATTGCTGATGCAATTTAAGTCGCAATCGATAGCGCGTGTCTCCCGACCACAACTGTTCGAAACCTGAGAAAAAGGTAAAATCACCTTATTAACAGAGAGAGGTGAGCGATGAAACTCAGAGAAATCTTAAGCTATATTCCGAAAGAACAGTTAAGAATGTTTGCATTGGAATATCAAGTTGACCGTCAAGTGAAAAAATTAAGCGGTGAAGTGATGTTTTATTTACTGCTATTTTCATCATTAAATGTACGACATAACAGCTTAAGAACATTAGAGCAATTTTACAGTTCTCCGACCTTTACCGGATTATTTGATAAACCGATAAAGCATGCAAAATATAATTCGATTGGCGACCGATTAAGAACCATTAATGCGGATTATTTTAAAGCAATTTTCGAGTCAGTATTAAGTCGATATAGTGACAGTTATTTAAAACCGAAAGATAACATTATCGCTTTTGATTCCACAATCGTGACGCTTTCAAGTAAGTTATTAAAAACGGGAATGAAAGTGGGGAGCTATCAGGGAGTAAACGGAATCAAGTTCAGTGTGGCGTTTTCGAGCGTACCGGTAAAATCAAAACTGTTTACGCAACGGGTTTATTCCTCGGAAGATGTTGCGCTCAAAGAGCTGATTGTAGAATGTCCGTTGAGCCGGGATAATATCTTA from Aggregatibacter aphrophilus ATCC 33389 includes the following:
- a CDS encoding putative transporter, giving the protein MSDIAITISLLALVAVIGLWIGHWKIKGVGFGVGGVLFGGIIVAHFTNQYGLKLDTHTLHFVQEFGLILFVYTIGIQVGPGFFSSLRRSGLKLNGFAFLIVLLGGITVVFIHKLANVPLDIILGIYSGAVTNTPSLGAGQQILSELGMNSTTETMGMAYAMAYPFGICGILLSMWLIRLFFKVNVDEEERNFKQESGHDKESLTAMDIKVTNKNLDGLCLIDVPGFGTGDVVCSRLKRGDSISVPKANTEIYLDDILHLVGEINALKKMRLIVGDEMDVPTSTVGSEIRAERVVVTSEKVLGKKIKSLGIHQRYGVVISRLNRAGVELVPTANTTLQFGDVLHMVGPTDVMNNAISVIGNAAQKLQQVQMLPVFIGIGLGVLFGSIPFYIPGFPVALKLGLAGGPLVIALILARIGTLGKLYWFMPPSANLALRELGIVLFLAVVGLKSGGSFLDTLLNGDGLEWMGYGVIITLVPLLVTGIIARLYSKLNYLSLCGVLAGSMTDPPALAFANAIKEENGAAALSYATVYPLAMFLRIISPQLLALLLWSFA
- a CDS encoding ABC transporter ATP-binding protein/permease, yielding MDYTQEIITSSLWIARTLALTVIFFSLGIFLLVCFTNWGKQFWTFAGGYLSPKRSIKPLLFFVLIVTLTLFSVRLSLVHSTWYNNMYTSLQEFNQAVFWKQIILFCFIAGFSVTAALISYYLNQRFSINWIEWLNTELLEKWMDKRAYYKSQYMSNNLDNPDQRIQQDIQSYVKTTLSLSTGVIDAVTSMISYTILLWGLAGPMTLLGVEIPRAMVYLVFAYVIFTTLIAFWLGKPLIRLNFANEKLNANYRYSLIRVKEYAESVAFYAGEKVEKNLLYKQFRAVIQNMWDIVFRALKFSGFNLVVSQISVVFPLLIQVGRYFEKQIKLGDLMQTLQVFGKLHSNLSFFRNTYDSFAEYKATLDRLTGFHYSVESAQKQSKTNITDHPTDVIFQHLSVKSPLGKTLINDLNLTLPQGDSLLIQGQSGVGKTTLLRTVAGLWSYAQGEIFCPQHNTLFLSQRPYLPQGNLLTALYYPGSTENADFAEIKQVLEQVQLAHLQDRLEQEQDWTRILSLGEQQRLAFARLLLHKPKVAFLDEASASLDEGMEHAMYRLIRDKLPNTTIISVGHRSTLIPLHQQQLELRVDGDWVLNAN
- the leuA gene encoding 2-isopropylmalate synthase, whose translation is MTDRVIIFDTTLRDGEQALKASLTVKEKLQIALALERLGVDVMEVGFPVSSQGDFESVQTIARHIKNSRVAALSRAVDKDIDAAYEALKVAEAFRIHTFIASSALHVEAKLKRTFDDVVEMAVAAVKRARNYTDDVEFSCEDAGRTGIDNICRIVEAAINAGATTVNIPDTVGYCLPMEYGNIIAQVRNRVPNIDKAIISVYCHNDLGMATANSLTAVQNGARQIECTINGIGERAGNTALEEVVMAIKTRQALFGVDTRINTQEIHRVSQMVSQLCNMPIQPNKAIVGSNAFAHSSGIHQDGMLKNKNTYEIMSPETIGLKKEKLNLTARSGRAAVKGHMADMGYTEQDYDLDKLYDSFLKLADKKGQVFDYDLEALAFIDMQQGDEDRLVLDKLSAHSTKEYPATAFVQVELDGKKLSTSSIGGNGPVDAVYNAILNLTGLEIKMSHYNLTAKGEGAEALGQVDIVVEHEGRKFHGVGLATDIVESSALALVHAINAIYRAHKVANIKNHKHH
- the leuB gene encoding 3-isopropylmalate dehydrogenase, with the protein product MQSYNIAVLPGDGIGPEVMAEAIKVLNKVQEKFGFKLNFNEFYVGGAAIDNCGCPLPAETLKGCEEADAILFGSVGGPKWTNLPPDQQPERGALLPLRKHFKLFCNLRPATLYKGLEKFCPLRADIAAKGFDMVVVRELTGGIYFGQPKGREGEGAQTKAFDTEVYYKYEIERIARAAFDAAMKRRKHVTSVDKANVLQASILWRETVTEVAKGYPEVTLDHIYIDNATMQLIKAPESFDVLLCSNIFGDIISDEAAMITGSMGMLPSASLNEEGFGLYEPAGGSAPDIAGKGIANPIAQILSAAMMFRYSFNLNEAADAIENAVQKVLANGHRTGDLADDAAPVSTAEMGTLIADAI